Below is a genomic region from Triticum dicoccoides isolate Atlit2015 ecotype Zavitan chromosome 5A, WEW_v2.0, whole genome shotgun sequence.
TACATAAAATGGAAAACAAGAAAATTGCTATCATAACAAATAATTTGTATAAAGGGACTCTTATTAGAATCACATGTGCATATCAAAGAATTCATTTTTCAAACTTTATGCACATCCGAAAGTTCATAATATTATAATTACTTTCCAGAACTAGGAGTACTGTGTTTTTCTCTATATAAATGATGAACACAAACACAAACTGTAGAAACAAATTAGCCAGTGTGGCCTGGCTGCAAATGCAAGATAGCAATATTCCATAGAGAAAGTTTCCATAATATGAAAAATCAATCTTCCGTAACTTTattagctccagaattgtactgatATTTTGAGAAGCATCTAGAGGTTTCTATGGGAATAATCATATAAGACACCAAGGAATGATTTTTTAGTTTTCAACAAAGTAAATAATGATGGTTAGCTCATACCCACATATTTCCATTCATTTCATCGTACGACAAACAACTGCAGGATTCGGTGAGAAGCTTCAACTTCATGTCCAATGCTCCCATCATCACCAACCAAACAGAAGACCAGGCCATAACATACGGACAGACAGAGCCATCAAAACACCCATCAACCAGTAACTCAAACTCGATGGTCTCCGACGAGAAGACGGCGAAACGAACTCTTTGCTTGTCAGCGCAGACGCAGACCGCTCCGAATGACCGGGGGTTCTCCTCGGAATACAGGATATGGAAACCAAGGAAGCCGAATTCGCGGCGTCTTCCACTTGTCCCAGCTCTGACATCGCGTGGCAACGGGATGATGTCCACGGCCCAGGTCATGGGGTTCACGGCAGCGACGACGGTCGGCTTATCCATCCTGTTCCATAGGAGGACGTAACCGTCGCGGCAATCCGTGATACCCCAGCTCGTATCCTCGTCGTCATTCACTGGGAGGGAAGTGAGGAGGAAGTCgccgcggcggagggcggcggtgaCGTCGGGATCTGAGCGGCGGAGGGGGGGTGAAGGAGGGGGTGGCGGCGCCGTCGATGTCGAGGAAGAGCCCGATGAGTTGGCGGAAGGACGGGGAGGAGCGGACGGCGCGGAGGCAGGAGCGGCAGATCAGCGCGGCACGGACGAGGTCCGGCAGGTTCGGGAGGCGGAGGAAGATCTCGAGGAGTAGGTCGTCGCCGAGGGAGGATATGGTGGTTGGCCCCGCTGACGGCGGCAGCTGGGGTGGTGGTcgggatcgccgccgccgccggcagttGGTTGCCCATTTGCTCGAGAGTGGAGTCGACGGGGAGACAGCATTCCAGCCAGGCTGGTTGGGTACCCGGGACCGGTGGATTGCCGCATGGCTCATGCTTTTAGACCATGTACGCATGCCTGCCACCATTTTTCACATTCTCTATGTGGATCTTATAATTCAAATTTATACTGGCTTAGAATTTATTTTTGTTGAGTCAAACCTGTTTAATTGCGTGTCTTAATCATTGAAGTTTTCGTCCATAGTTGAAGCTTTTTGTCAGTAATTTTCCATGGGGGGAAACTTCTAAGGAAGAAGTTGACGAAGAGACCAACAGAGGCAAAGACGGCGAATCATACGACCAGAGTTGGTCGTGTGGCCTGTCGTATGAGAAAGAAACAGAAATGGTGATGATCACACAAAGATTGACGATGTTTCATGCGAGTGCCCAAGGTCGCACGACTCTTCCTCGACGAAGGGTTTGGTGACACAACAAACAACGGCGTATTATACGACCAATGGAGATCGTATGAGCGGTCGCATGGATCCATCGCAGTAACACTTTGGTTTTTTTTTAAGAGAAGGGGCTCAGTGGCCATGCAAGCGCTCCCCTTGTACGGAAGGCTGTCGATTGGTTTGTTACCGCaatcttttttttttgttttttggttttgttttgatCTCTTTCTAACTAACTCTTTATGCCTAATCTCGAGATTGCCAGTGTGCTAAACTTTTATAAAGGGCTAAGAGGCACGTCCCTCAGCCCCGAACCTATCTAGTCTCAAGTCTCTTTTGCTTGCCACCTCCTTCAAAAAGCTTTAGTTGTAGACGAGCAAGGGCGCCACCATGAACAACAAGTCTTCATCAACCACCAACTGTATCATCCCTTTCCGCAACATTGATGAAGTGGTGCCTGCTGGATGTGATGACTTGAGGAAGCTGAGCCTTAAGGATGAACCACGCCCAGAGAAGGAGACAGACAACAAGGTGAAGGTGCTGGAGATCAAGGAGAGGGAGATCTGGCACAAGAAGGAGATGATGAATCCAGTCCAAATCAGTATCCTCCAAACCTTTATCAGTTCAACATCTCAGGATCTATTCCGTTATTTGCTCTTGGGCCTCCCCAAAAGGAGTGGGGAAAGGAACCACCTACCCCGGAGGAGATAAAGAAAAAGATCAAGGATTTGGAGCAAGTTTCTAAAAGCTTGTGTGGACACTATTGGAGAGGGTATTGACTCTTATTGGTTGATGAGCAAAGACCTTGAGGCAAAGTTCGATGGTCTCTTACATAAGATCGGTCTCGTGGATGACACCATTAATCAAAGTATTGCACAGGTTGAGTTTTTTAACCCAGGTTGTAGATCATCAGCATGACGTGATTGAGGAGACGAGGGAGCGTTTCAGGAACATCTTCACAGGCTGCAAGGATTCCCCTCCATATTGAGGCGCGGGAAGCTCTTATCTTGTTGTTGTTCTCTCTAGTAGCTCCCCTGAACCTGAAGCATTTGCCAGAAAATGTTACACTAGTCCCTTCACACTaaagatcttatattatgggccggaggaAAACTTCAACTCCCATTATTCGATAATCAAAAAGGATTTAAAGAGGACGTATCATTCCAATTTTATGCTGCTCACTCTTGATTCCGCATTTTGAATTATTTTTTTCAAGAGTACGCCTAGGCTTACCATATTTTATTTATACAAAAGGCAGCGTTTTGAAAACTTTCAAAGAGACCGATGAACTTGTGAGGAACGGCATGCAGCGATAGCATGCACGGATCGGATTCCCTCTGGCACGGTTGATTCTCCTGTGTGGGTCTCACTGGCAAGTGAGGCCCACAATGAGATACCTTGGCCCGgagaaaatagaaaaaggaaaggaTACACTGTGCCGGGTCGGTCTCGTAGGAGTATGCATGCTCTCTCGTTGAATTTGAACTACGTACGTATTGTATTTCTCATTGAATTTGAATTATTATTTGATTGACGCGCCTGTCATCTCATCCCTCCTGTCTGCTACGATGATTCACACACACGACAATGATCGACGAGCTCATTCTTCCATGTAGTAACATTTTTCTCCCATCCGTGCTTAGTCCATATCATCTCCAACGCACATTCCGACGCATCAACATATAGCTTCTCATTCAACATAGGCCCCTTTTTTGTTTGTGGACGCGTCCGTCCGCACATCCGACTCCTCGTAGCCGTACAGATCAGGGGAAGGTTTGCGCACATCTAGACCGCTATCACGTGCGTGCTCTCACCCAAAACCCTTTCTACACGAAATGGTTAGCATACATTCATATCGGTCAAACTGCTCCACAATGGAAGTGCCTCAATGGCATTGATGCCAGCTAGAGCAGATCAAACACTTCAATGCTGACACGACGACCGAGAACCCTACTCCGGGCGGTGCGCCGCATTGAAGCCGTCTGCCCGTGCGTTCGCCTGGCCGCTTGAAGCACCACTCTGGCGCCATCCACACCACATCTCGCATAGCCTCTCTTCATTCATTGCCAATCCGCTCCTCACCGTCGACGATGCCCAAGTCTTGGTTCTCCGCGCCGACGAGTGGCTCTGGATCCGGATCATGATGCTGCCGCCGCCGCTCTCTGGGGTCATCGTTCTCCTGATGAGTCCCTTTGGTGATCCGATAATGGATACCACAAAGGTTCCCATCCTCTTCCACCAAGGTGTGACCCCGAGTTATCAAACAAACGAGAGGACGTGCACTTGTGCCAAGAAGGGTTTATACCAAACTTTTGCAGGAGAGTTTAATTTCATTTTTTCTGACCGGATCGTAATCAAAGTTGCTACTGCAAACACTTATAATAAAACACACACATGTGCACAAGTACTTGATTCTTACAACCATATGTTTGTGATCATGATCATTGCGATCTTAATTTGTGCTTTGGAAGACACCCGTTAAGATGTGTTTGTAACGACTTTAAATGGAGTACGTATCCAGATTATGCCTTGACTGGAACACATCCTACATTAAGAGTCAGTTGTCCAACCGTGGGCACATacaataattttttttcttcaaaaaccGGCTCTGCTGCCCCATTTCTTCTTAACTTACCATACAACAAAATTATATTTTCTTTGGTAAGCCAATAAATGCTTATgaaataaaaaatatttttttaccCAATCACATTAATATGGGTCAAAAAGTCACAGCGCAGACAATTATTTCCAAAAGGAGGTAGTATTATTTATAAATGAAGAAAGTGTCAAAAACCAACACAATAAAACAGTACATTAACTAGGATCTTAATTAGCGTACCAAAATCGATCAAAAGATGTTCAACAGGAATAAGAAGAAATTCACATAAAATTGATTTCGAAGATCTTTTTTCAATAATCCACCATTTCAGTTCTTTCGTTAAGCTCGGTGTTTGACAATTATGTCCAACTTTTGCACCAACCCTAACCTAGGGGCGTTATTATCATCATCAATATATTCACACACGTCTTTGATTCACacctctctttctctcctctttCATTATTGGGATGTGCGCTGCGCACAAAACTGTGCGGCCGCACATCCCATGCAAACGGAGGAAGCGCCCCCCACCACGGCCCACATGTCGGAGGCACATTCCCGCCAGCGTGTGCCCGTTCCTTGTTTCTTTCTTTCAGCTACACACCACGCGCCGGCATACACGCCGCGGCAGCACACTCGCCGCAGCCGCGTCTccctcttccccctcctcctcgtccggaccagcccgccgccgccgtcgcgatCTGCTCCCGCTCCTCCTCGGCCGCCCCTGCCCCCGCTACTCCTCGAGCTgtcccccctcctcctctttctcgCGGCACGGAGAGGGACAGAGGGGGCGCCTCTGCTTCCGGCACCAACAACAGTCTTTTCGATTTCAACTTGTTGGGTGAAATCATGGACGGATAAAGCGTTGCTAGTAGTGCCTCCTGAGCGGAGCGGGGATTGTATGCCGCAGAATCTTGAGCGAGCGATTCCTCCGCGCGGCGTCCGTAGGAAACTTCGTGAAAGGTTCCCCTTTTTTGCTGCCGCTCGACAGTAGAGACCCTCCGTTCCGATGCAGAGGGGAAATCTCTCGTTTTTGTTGCTCTTGTCGACGTAGCTGGCTCTGTCCGTGCGTGCGCGATTTGGTTCTGCATATGGatggggtttggggggtttttctTTCCCCCTTCCTCGATGCGTCACACTGTCACAGGCATCGAGGAAATAATGCTGCATTGGCCTAGCCGGTTAGGTTATTAGCTCCTCGATCTGTTCCTCACAGCGTGGGGTCAGCGGTTTACCTCAACTTGCCTGCATTTTGTCTCACACACTAGACTTGCTATGTTGCTATGCATCAGGATGAGATGCTGCTGCACTTGTCTGTCAAGATACAGACAATTGTAGCACACAGGATAAACACCTTATTTGCAGAGAGCTAtcatcttcttttctttttttttaattcctaGGGTCCTTTCTATCTAATATGCACCCGATGTTCTATTGATTTTACTGGATGCATTCTGGTCCCTATATAAGAGTTGAACGAGGCTCTGCTGATTTCGCGGATGACTGCCACATGGTCTCTTTTTGatcaggcagcagcatcaacaggtGGATACTGTCTAATACCGGCCGGGGTCCTGCTGTTTTAGTTTATGAGACCCCTTGCGTTTGGTATTCTTGATGACTTGTATCTCTGTCCGCGACTCTGTTTTGCATATGGGCTTTTCTGTTGTTTGTCCGATCGGAAGAAAACAAGTTCCTTGATGCGTTCCAGACACTAGAATAGGATCCACCATATAGGAGACCAGACTCCATCTTGCATCGGTTGGTGGGTGAACTCCTCCATCTGTTGCTAGTCTTATCTGCATTTTCCCACATTGTTCATGTATCCGATCCACCGTTGCTTGTACTAGTTTGTCAAGAATACAGGTCCCTATAGCAGATAGAGCACCACAAGCTGAACACCTCCATCTGTTAGTATTTGTCTTCATTTTCTTACATTGTTTCTGTATCTGATCCGCCATTGCTTCTAGTAGTTTGTCCAAAATACACGTCTTTATAGCAGACATGGCACCACAAGCTAAACACCTTCTTTGTTGGGAACTCTCATCTGAATCTTTTTTACAGTCCATTTGCTCTAATATATGTTCTTTTGATTTATCTGATGCATTCTGGACCCTAGAGTTGATTGAGACTGCTGATTTCGTGTTCCGAATTACGACTGTCGCATGCATGATCTCTTGTTTCATATGATGTTCATGTCGACGCATGGACACTCTTTGTAGTCAACCATAGCATTACCAGGTTGACATTCTTTAATGTTACCGTGATCCACCTGTATGGTGAAATGAAGAAAACTCTTACTTGTCCGGCGCTTCAGCTCGTGCATCTGCATGGTTCATTTGAACTGCAAACACCGTTGTTTATCCACTTCGTAAAAGCATCATCAAATGGTACTGCAGTAGTGCTTGTTTAGTTAATCTTACTCTAGGTATGATAATGGGCAATCCTGGTCAATCTGCTCACCTTTTTACATTTACCTACTTGATCACTTTAGTTTACACCATCATGATTTTTAAATACCATGCATGTCATGTCATACTGCCCAGCGAACTATCCTTCCCACTATCTGAAACATAGCATACTTCGGTTAGTTAGGCATCCCCAAAACTACAAATCAGACTGTTTCTAGTTGCACTGATGTATATTTTCTGGGCATTAGCTTAATTTCTTCTTGTGACTGTGGTTGAGGGGACTTTGTTCAATAAAAAAAAATGGTTTTTTCTTCTTCCCTTTCGATGCATTCTAAACTCTAGAGTCAAATGTAGTTGTACTGATTTCATGGCGGAGATTTCAGTTGTGATATCTTGTGGCTGTTGTGGACTTGtggcataataaaattattattctcTCGCATCAATTTATTCTCTATAATTGCTTTTCTGGTGGTTTGCTTTCAATATTAATCGAGTTGTGCTTAACTCATGTCACAGGACTGGACCAGTAATAGTGATGATAGTGATAAGTTTGACTGGGACAGTGATGGTGAGGCTGAGCCCTCATTGGCTCCGGCGATGAGGAACTTCGATGCTCCTGGCCCATCCACACTCGTAAGTCAGATATAAATTTTGTATTTCAGCACAAGAGCTATCCATGATTTGTTATAATTATGGTCATGGTGTGATATTTGTTCGTGTAACTGCCTAAAGAGTTCCAATGGGTGGATCAACGGGGAAGCGCCGCCTACTTCTTTGATTGAGGGATATGTGGCAATGGGCTTCCCAAAAGAGATGGTCGTGAGGAGTATCAAGGAGATTGGTAATATAGAAGTAATCAGTTCCATTTTATTTATCCTGTTTGTGTTTGTACCTTTTTTTAACGCCTTCTGATTTCAGGACATAGTGATGCAGATGCGCTGCTCGAGCTACTCCTCACGTACAAGGTATTTGACTATTTATCCATTTGCTTTATTACTGAATTTATTCTGTACTGCTCTTGATTCATGGCAAGGATCGTTTATTCCAATTGAGATGTGAAATGCAGGCActaggtgatgatgatgatgcagtggGCAATCACTCTACTTCTGGCTGCAACCCCACTATTGttgaagatgatgatgatcttgattttGAGAAGTGGGATGGTGATGATGATACTGGTGGTAGAGTGTCAAGCTCTGATGATTCTGGttatgaggtaaatgatttcttatCTCCAGTTCAGCAGCAAAGAATTCTTACTGTTTTGAGCTTTCATCAGTGTAGTATTGTATTGTGAAGTTTGAGCACTTGATTTTTCTACATAGAATTTTCACCATGTTAAAGTTTTTTTTCCTATAAGAGAGTAATATAAGAAGTGAGTTTAATGACGTTAGACAATACCTCCCGCAGAGTAATCAAACAAACTGGAAAACAGTAGAAACTGAGTGTATTATTATCCTGCTTCTTTGTGAATTTCATGAATCAGAAAATTAATTTCTGTTAGACACCACTTGTTTTCTCTTCAGTTCGTATGCATTTGAAAATCAGTAACAAGTCTTACAATTTGTGGATTTATTTTGCCACAAGCAAATTATTTGAAAATGATCATAATGCTGGAAAAGAACATCACTTACCACATTAATTAGTTGCATCAAACTGCCCTCCAAGACCAACCTCAGGAAAGCAACATCTACCTGTTAGAGCTGACATCTAATCTCGGCTTTTGTCGTACCTTTGTGCAGGAGTTTCTACGAGAGATGTCAGACAAGGACGAGAAGATCAACTCATTGCGAGACATGGGCttttctgaagatgaagcaaacaTGGCCATTACGATATGTGGTATGCCTCTGTTTGACCGTCATTCTTTCTTCATGGAAAAGGCACCACCTTATGCTATATACTTCTGTTTGAAATTTTTCCTAGGTGTGGATGCTGATCTCTCTGTATTGGTCGACTCGATTAGTGCATCACAGGTTACAGAAGTTTGTCACTCTAGAAACTTATCTGACCATCAGGTATCTTGTGGTTTGATGCACATTCGAACAGGAAAGTGGTTTCGCtcttttaatttgatgaaggacacTGGAATCTGTGTACATTGGCAGGTTACAGCTAGATGCTTCGATTCCTTTGGAGGGAGAAAGAGGGCAAGATTGATTGAAGAGAGCAAGAAAAAGAGGAAGCGATATGGAGGTGGAGCACAAGGCAAACGACCTTCCTCGGATGGCAGCGATGAGGAATCAATGCCTCTCCCAAACCCAATGGTTGGGTTTAACCTTCCTGGTTATAGGGGACCATCAATGACCCGAGTGCTTCCTGAACTGGCTACCGGACCACCTTATTTCTACTATGAAATGTGGCCAGAGCTCCAAAAGGTGTATGGGCAAAAATTACAAAATTTCTGTTTGACATCCAGCCTGAGTTTGTGGATTCTCTTCATCTGTGTGCAGCTGCCAGGAAAAGGGGATATATCCACAATTTGCCAACCGAGAAAAGATCACCGCTTCTCCCTCTGCCTCCAAAGACAATTTTTGAGGCATTCCCTCATTACAAGAAGTGGTGGCCATCCTGGGACCAGAGAACGCACTTCAATTGCTTGCAAACATGTACGGCAAGTGCACCGGTGACAGAATGGATCCAGCAGAAACTTTCAAGCTCAGGCAATCCACCACCTCAAAGTGTACAGAAATATGTCAGGCATCAGTGCTCAAAATGGAACCTTGTTTGGGTTGGCAAAGACAAAGCTGCTCCATTGGAACCTCATGAGATGGAGTATCTTCTTGGTTTCCCAAAGGACCACACAAGAGGCTTCGGCAAGACACAGAGATACAAGTCTCTCGGCAACTCATTCCAAGTCGACACGGTCGCTTACCACTTGTCAGTGCTGAGGGACATGTTTCCCAATGGTATTACTGTGCCATCCTTGTTCACTGGCATCGGAGGAGGAGAGGTCGCCTTGCACAAGCTTGGGATCCACAGGGCAGTAGTTTCTGTTGAGATATGCAAAGCTAATAGGAAGATTTTGAGGAGTTGGTGGGATCAAACCCAGACAGGCACGTTGATTGAGATAGCTGATGTGGAATCCCTCAAGGATGATGAAATTGCATCATATGTTAGTAGATTTGGCGGCTTCGACTTGGTGATTGGGGGCAGCCCATGTAACAATCTTGCCGGAAGCAACCGGCACCATCGTGATGGCTTGGAGGGCGAGCACTCATCTTTGTTCTATGACTACTTTAGGATCTTGAATTCCGTCAAGTCGGCTATGGCGAACATGTAGCCTAATCGCTGTAGTACCTATGCTATCATTTAATGCTTATATCTAGGAACTGTAACCGATCTGTGTTTAAACATTGAGTTGATGTGGAGGATGTTTATTGGGGAGAAAGATCACATTAACATTTAGCTGTATGATCTATTGTTGCTAACTAATTTATGGCCTGTTCATCTTTATTTGGAAAAGCACTATTGCAGCCCCCTTCAAATCTTCCAGAGCCTACTTTTGTACAGGCAGGGAGTAATTGCACATGACTGCACTTTCTACCTTGATCTTCTTGACAACTTGTAATTTGCACAAACATTCCCCTGCATAGTTTGTCCTTGGTCTGAAAAAGCAAATCCTATGTTATATTTCAAATCAGGTTGTTGTCTGGATCATATGGACAATATGCACAGTCACGATGCTGTTATCCGTTTTCCATCAAGTAAGTTTTCACTACATTTTGTTTCTGTTGCTTTTCAGAATCCCTAAACCATCCAGATGTAGAGCAAAGCTAGAAGTATGGAGAAAGATCTTCAGCAATCACCAAGGCTGGTTACTACCTCTTCTTGTTTTCTACAGTTGACGACTTCAAATTATTCAAGGAGTGTGCGGCGTACAAGGATGTAAGGTTTCTGCACTTGTATCCATAGAAATTTCGGTGTTGGTAAATTCTGTTTTGGATGGATTTTGATGGGGAATTTTTGTTTTTATCAAGGATCAGATAATACTAAGAGACTAACAAGAGTGCAGTAAATTGCTAGATCATCCTTAGTTCGATACACTAGAACTTGCTGTGGTTACTTTCTTGGGGCTCTGAAAATAGTTCCTCTAAAACTGAATCATTCAGTCATACCGTCAGTTTAGTAAATAATTGCTCTGGAAACTGGGGATCTCTCTCATCTTGGTTACCTTTACCTACTGCATTGCAAAACCTGAAGCTCAAGCTCAAGCTAGGCTAGGCTCACAGAATAATGATGATGATTAGTTAGCTAAAATCTGAAACACTCTGCCCATTTGCTCTAGCTGACAGCAAGAATACTGAACAGCAAGCACTATGCCTGATTGTGTCGCGGATGCCTAATCAAGTTCTATCTGAATATAATTTCATTGTGTTTGACTTGTGAAGTTGATGCAGATGTGGGCATCGAAGGTCTGGACGCGGAGAGATGCCTGGAGCCATTACAGTGCAGGCAATCTCAGGTATGACGAAAACGGGTTTCTTTTGCTTCTGCCATCATATTGCTGATATGACTCTGAATCTCCACTGCACTTGACTGCACCCTCTATCTTGATCTGCTTGACAACTTATAATCTGGACAGAAATGCCCCTGTATGATTTTTCCTTGGTCTGAAAGAACCAATCCTAATTCTGTATTTCAAATCAGGTTGTTGTCTGGATCGTAGGGACAATATGTACAGTCACGCTGTCGTTGCCTGTTTTCCATCGCGTAAGTTTTCACTACGTTTTGTTTCTGTTCCAGTTCAGAATCCCTAGAGCATTTAGATTGTAGAGCAAAGATAGATGATGGACATCTTCACTAAAACGGCTTCGCTTCTGTGTGACTTCAGTTGAGTAAATTACTGGATCATTCATACCCTACAATCTGTTGCTCTGAAATTAGACCATCCATACCTTCAGCTCAGTAAATAGTTGCTCTGAAACCTGGTATCTATTAGTTACTTTTACATACTGCTTAGATGAATAGTACCTAAAATGAGGAGGCACCAAGTCCAACTCTGAAACTGGAACTCTACACACTGCTCTAGCGGACAGCAAGAGATGCTCTAACTGAAACTCTGAAACTTGACTGTGCCGCGACTCGCGAGTGCCCAACCATGTTCGTCGATACAGCTCTCGTCACAAACTCTTTGTTTTACTGAACTTTGCCACATCTGAAAGATAGATCCTGAGCCGTAGCTGATGTTGAGTTCTTGTGTTAATGTGCTGTGTGCGCCACCTCAGTATACATCTTCGGCCTCTGAATGCAGCTGCTTGTAGTAGCATGTGTTCTTCCCCTGACACTGCTGGGGTTGTCTTCTGCTCGTGTCCAAATTGGGACCCACGGGGCAGTCTCACTCACTGACTAATTGATGAGTGGGTGGTGCAAGGTCCCACAAGGCAGTGGAGGATACAGTGCACGCAACCTCAGGTACGGCAAAACGGGTTTCTTGTGCTTCTGCCGTCATATTGCTGATATGACTCTGAATCTCCACCGCACTTGATCGACCACACCTTCTATCTTGATTTGCTTGACAACTTATAACTTGCACAAGCATTCCTCTGCATAGTTTGTCCATGTTGGTCTAAGAGAACAATTCCTGATGATATTTTTTGCCAGGATCGTGTGGACAGTATGTACAGTCACGCTGTCGCTATTTTAGTTTTCACTACATTTTGTTTCTGTTCCATTTGAGAATCCTAAAGCATTTAGATTGTAGAGCAAAGATAAATGAGGGACATCTTCACTAATCACCAGGGCTGATTACTACGACCTTTCTCTTGTTTTTAACAGCTGACGGCTTCAAATTATTCAAGGGGAGCACGGCTTACAAGGATGTAATGTTTCTGCACTTGCATCCATAGAAATCTGGGACTTGGTAAATTCTTTTTTGAATGAAAGGGGAACCTTGATTTTCATCAAGGACAAGACAATAATAAGGTATAGTAACAAAAGTAAAAGTGCTCGGAAAACTTTCGTTACTTTTCGGCAAGTTCAGTTCGAGTTCAGTAAGTTGGGTCATCCACACCCAATGGAATCGGATTATTTATACCTTCAGCTCGGAACCTGTCGTGGTACTTTCTTTCCTGGAGCTCTGAAAATAGACCGTTCCATCTTCAGTCCAGTAAATAATTGCTCCGAAAACTGGGATATCTTTTTTTTTCTGATAGAGAAAAAATTGGGATATCTTAGTTACTCTTACCTACAGCATTGGAAACACGCTCAAGCTAGGCATGCACAATGATGACGATTAGTGACCTAAGATCACAAGATACCGAGCTAAAAAATACTCTGAAACTGAAACTCCTTGCAGAAGCAAGAAAAATGTACATTAAGTGCTATGCTTGGTTGTGTCGTGGCTTGATTTAATTTCTTTGTGTTTTCCCTGTGAGATGCAGATGCTGGCATCCAATTTTCATCTGGTCGCCGAGAGATGCCTGGAGCTGCATTTCGCTGTCGACCCCGTCCCGTGGGGAATCAGCTGATGTAGGTAGATCCTGAGCCGTCATGCTCTGAACCTGAACCTGGAATAAAACATTGCCACCTCCTCACGATAGTTCTTGTGTTAATCTGCTGTGTGTGCCATC
It encodes:
- the LOC119298597 gene encoding DNA (cytosine-5)-methyltransferase DRM2-like, encoding MSQDWTSNSDDSDKFDWDSDGEAEPSLAPAMRNFDAPGPSTLSSNGWINGEAPPTSLIEGYVAMGFPKEMVVRSIKEIGHSDADALLELLLTYKALGDDDDAVGNHSTSGCNPTIVEDDDDLDFEKWDGDDDTGGRVSSSDDSGYEEFLREMSDKDEKINSLRDMGFSEDEANMAITICGVDADLSVLVDSISASQVTEVCHSRNLSDHQVTARCFDSFGGRKRARLIEESKKKRKRYGGGAQGKRPSSDGSDEESMPLPNPMVGFNLPAARKRGYIHNLPTEKRSPLLPLPPKTIFEAFPHYKKWWPSWDQRTHFNCLQTCTASAPVTEWIQQKLSSSGNPPPQSVQKYVRHQCSKWNLVWVGKDKAAPLEPHEMEYLLGFPKDHTRGFGKTQRYKSLGNSFQVDTVAYHLSVLRDMFPNGITVPSLFTGIGGGEVALHKLGIHRAVVSVEICKANRKILRSWWDQTQTGTLIEIADVESLKDDEIASYVSRFGGFDLVIGGSPCCCLDHMDNMHSHDAVIRFPSIDDFKLFKECAAYKDLMQMWASKVWTRRDAWSHYSAGNLRSHKAVEDTVHATSADGFKLFKGSTAYKDGNLDFHQGQDNNKRKNWDILVTLTYSIGNTLKLGMHNDDD